From Gimesia panareensis, the proteins below share one genomic window:
- a CDS encoding alpha/beta hydrolase, giving the protein MPGSQQSMDDAHSLSRRSFLQTGCVSLAGLSLLENLVIQELVAAPAASDQTAPALNRFPRMVQEYFVDRVRDQEAKTIARLDALKTKADAEAYVESVQKRIREAFGPEPERTPLNAKVTKTTDRDTYTIENVIFESRPGFLVTANLYIPKGITKPVPGVVGTCGHSSNGKAETAYQSFSQGLARKGYVVLIYDPIGQGERIQYSGDDLKSTIGVGVREHLHGGNQQFLVGENLSMWRAWDGVRALDYLLTRKEVDPKQVGVTGNSGGGTMTTWLCGVEPRWTMAAPSCFVTTFRRNMENELPADTEQCPPKVLALELDHADFLAAQAPKPVRILSKERDYFDVRGAREAYLRLKRLYKLLGHEENVSHFVGPTYHGYSQENREAMYAWFNKATGVSDQDKEPELTIEKDETLWCTPKNSVADLGSRPLHEFTAERARELAKQRKPKSGAALQSAVAETLRLKHIEGTPDYRILRNRGGKGYPLKYAITYAVETEHGIQAIVYRVSDERLYSRPPQNAGKKATLYISHVSADAELKEEPLLKTASQDQERVLYTCDVRGVGESMPDTTNPNSYFTPYGSDYFYAAHSIMLDDPYTGQKTFDVLRVLDWLAANGHTDVHLIGRGWGALPATFAAQFSPHVKQVTLKNALTSFSDIAETEHYHWPLSTLVPNVLTSFDLPDCYADLKTRKGLTQIAPWGAKGADS; this is encoded by the coding sequence ATGCCGGGCTCACAACAGTCGATGGACGACGCACACTCTCTCTCACGACGTTCTTTTCTGCAAACAGGATGTGTCAGTCTGGCTGGCTTGAGCCTGCTCGAAAATCTGGTGATCCAGGAACTGGTCGCGGCTCCCGCTGCGTCAGATCAGACCGCCCCGGCCCTCAACCGCTTTCCCCGCATGGTCCAGGAATACTTTGTCGACCGGGTCCGGGATCAGGAAGCCAAAACAATTGCGCGACTGGACGCTTTGAAAACCAAAGCAGACGCGGAAGCGTACGTCGAATCCGTCCAGAAACGGATCCGCGAGGCATTCGGGCCCGAGCCGGAACGCACCCCGCTGAACGCGAAGGTCACCAAAACCACCGACCGTGATACCTACACCATCGAGAACGTCATCTTTGAAAGTCGCCCCGGATTTCTGGTGACAGCCAACCTGTATATTCCCAAAGGCATCACCAAACCGGTTCCCGGTGTGGTCGGCACCTGCGGTCATTCTTCGAACGGGAAAGCCGAAACTGCCTATCAGTCCTTCTCACAGGGACTGGCCCGCAAAGGGTATGTCGTGCTGATCTACGACCCCATCGGACAGGGAGAGCGGATCCAGTACAGCGGCGATGACCTGAAATCCACGATCGGCGTGGGCGTCCGCGAGCATCTGCACGGCGGCAATCAGCAGTTTCTCGTCGGCGAGAATCTGTCGATGTGGCGCGCCTGGGACGGCGTACGTGCCCTGGATTACCTGCTGACCCGGAAAGAAGTCGATCCGAAACAGGTCGGCGTCACCGGGAATTCGGGAGGCGGCACGATGACCACCTGGCTGTGTGGCGTGGAACCGCGGTGGACGATGGCCGCCCCCAGTTGCTTTGTCACCACCTTCCGCCGCAACATGGAGAACGAGCTCCCCGCAGACACCGAACAGTGCCCGCCGAAAGTGCTGGCCCTGGAACTGGATCATGCCGACTTCCTGGCCGCCCAGGCTCCCAAGCCCGTGCGCATCCTCAGTAAAGAACGGGATTATTTCGACGTCCGCGGCGCCCGCGAAGCCTACCTGCGGCTCAAGCGGCTCTACAAACTGCTGGGGCACGAAGAGAACGTCTCGCACTTTGTCGGTCCAACCTATCATGGCTATTCCCAGGAAAACCGCGAAGCCATGTATGCATGGTTCAACAAAGCCACCGGCGTTTCGGATCAGGACAAAGAACCCGAACTGACCATTGAAAAAGATGAAACGCTCTGGTGCACGCCCAAAAACTCCGTGGCAGACCTCGGCTCCAGGCCCCTTCACGAATTCACGGCAGAACGCGCCCGGGAACTGGCGAAACAGCGCAAACCGAAATCCGGAGCCGCCCTGCAGTCCGCCGTCGCGGAAACGTTGCGACTGAAACACATCGAAGGTACTCCCGATTATCGCATCCTCCGCAACCGGGGAGGCAAAGGCTATCCTCTGAAATATGCGATCACTTATGCCGTCGAAACCGAACACGGAATCCAGGCGATCGTCTATCGCGTTTCTGATGAGCGGCTCTATTCGCGTCCGCCCCAGAACGCAGGGAAAAAAGCGACGCTCTATATTTCGCACGTCTCTGCCGATGCAGAACTGAAAGAAGAGCCGCTGCTGAAAACCGCCAGCCAGGATCAGGAGCGCGTCCTTTATACCTGCGATGTGCGGGGGGTCGGGGAATCAATGCCCGACACCACCAACCCGAACTCTTACTTCACACCTTACGGGAGTGATTATTTCTACGCCGCACATTCGATCATGCTGGATGATCCTTATACCGGACAGAAGACCTTCGACGTCCTCCGCGTACTGGACTGGCTCGCTGCCAACGGGCATACCGACGTTCATCTGATCGGTCGCGGCTGGGGCGCGCTGCCCGCGACGTTCGCAGCCCAGTTCTCGCCGCACGTCAAGCAGGTCACACTGAAAAATGCGTTGACCTCTTTCAGCGACATCGCCGAAACAGAACATTACCACTGGCCGCTATCGACGCTGGTCCCCAACGTATTGACCAGCTTTGATCTGCCGGACTGTTATGCCGACCTCAAGACCCGAAAAGGTCTGACCCAGATCGCTCCCTGGGGGGCAAAAGGCGCTGACAGCTGA